One segment of Streptomyces sp. NBC_01217 DNA contains the following:
- a CDS encoding tyrosine-type recombinase/integrase: MTRQGSRRANSVRRAGTGPTPAKPLFIEHDLKADRERIGPHDHLTRGEVLALLPTSPLWPQRTYSRGMWPGTIRLAGAAKILDWLLTFPEDGWQGRWLAAGADQGKELILALNEDDPRCKESRRNELMMGLNSLLISRVVLPRYVFLRGYKAMRLFKDVQQMFPAGQLDRMRDFGAEIGMTPRHIDEGLRVISSIILHTGRDLAQLTAEDVFYLRAIGRRETGEAYVGTHSAWDLLRGAGVIDSKDTLKDALRHGQRPTAELVDAYNIQSTQVRNLLVRYLEERRPGIDYGTFRGLVRELAGVFWADIEAHYPGIDSLRLPDDVVDGWKQRLVTYVNKSGEVKERRSRIDVMMRVRGFYLDIQEWAHDDPFWVQWAVPSPITRGDGAGNHKIIKQTTSRMHQRVRERLPHLPVLLETAERVHREAVALLEAARATPFNETFEHGETRYLRVLPKVNQVPSRLDHGSPHVYIKEVDSSERRINQSLVEDDAFWAWAIIETLRHTGVRAEELTELTHLALVSYKLPDTNEVVPLLQIVPSKSNEERLLLVSPELASVLATIIKRLRDANGGKVPLISRYDSHERVTGPQLPHLFQRRPYWQPQVMSEAGIKRALDRTLEATGLRDQAGEPLRYTPHDFRRMFATEAVTGGLPVHIAARILGHKTLTTTQAYLAVFQDDLVRTYRGFLDRRRAERPQEEYREPTAAEWHDFQQHFELRKVSLGTCGRPYGTPCKHEHVPLTELDWAPFEVNSY, from the coding sequence GTGACGCGACAAGGAAGCCGCCGAGCCAACTCCGTCCGCCGGGCCGGAACCGGCCCCACGCCGGCGAAGCCGTTGTTCATCGAGCACGACCTCAAAGCGGACAGGGAACGTATCGGCCCGCACGACCACCTCACCCGAGGCGAGGTCCTGGCCCTGCTGCCGACCTCGCCGCTCTGGCCGCAGAGAACGTACAGCCGCGGCATGTGGCCCGGAACTATCCGGCTCGCGGGGGCAGCCAAGATCCTCGACTGGCTGCTGACCTTCCCCGAAGACGGGTGGCAGGGACGGTGGCTCGCGGCCGGGGCGGACCAGGGCAAAGAGCTGATCCTGGCCCTCAACGAGGACGATCCGCGCTGCAAGGAGTCCAGGCGCAACGAGCTCATGATGGGCCTCAACAGCCTGCTTATCAGCCGGGTGGTTCTCCCGCGCTACGTCTTCCTGCGCGGCTACAAGGCGATGCGACTCTTCAAGGACGTCCAGCAGATGTTCCCCGCCGGGCAGCTGGACCGAATGCGCGACTTCGGCGCCGAGATCGGCATGACGCCCCGCCACATCGACGAGGGCCTGCGCGTCATCTCCTCGATCATCCTGCACACGGGCCGGGACCTCGCTCAGCTCACCGCCGAGGACGTCTTCTACCTGCGGGCCATCGGACGACGGGAGACCGGTGAGGCATATGTGGGTACCCACAGCGCCTGGGATTTGCTGCGGGGCGCCGGTGTCATCGACTCGAAGGACACCCTCAAAGACGCGCTGCGCCACGGGCAGCGGCCCACCGCCGAGCTGGTCGACGCCTACAACATCCAGTCCACGCAGGTCCGCAACCTGCTCGTCCGTTACCTCGAAGAACGCCGCCCCGGGATCGACTACGGCACCTTCCGAGGACTGGTACGCGAACTGGCCGGCGTGTTCTGGGCGGACATCGAGGCACACTACCCCGGCATCGACAGCCTCCGTCTGCCCGACGATGTCGTCGACGGCTGGAAACAACGCCTGGTCACCTACGTCAACAAGAGCGGAGAGGTCAAAGAGCGCCGCTCACGCATCGACGTCATGATGCGGGTGCGCGGCTTCTACCTCGACATTCAGGAGTGGGCCCACGACGACCCGTTCTGGGTCCAGTGGGCAGTGCCAAGCCCGATCACCCGGGGCGACGGCGCCGGGAACCACAAGATCATCAAACAGACCACATCCCGGATGCACCAGCGAGTCCGTGAGCGGCTGCCCCATCTTCCCGTGCTGCTGGAGACAGCCGAGCGAGTGCACCGAGAGGCCGTCGCTCTGCTGGAGGCCGCCCGCGCCACTCCGTTCAACGAGACCTTCGAGCACGGCGAGACGAGATACCTGCGGGTCCTTCCCAAGGTGAATCAGGTGCCCAGCCGCCTCGACCACGGCTCGCCGCATGTCTACATCAAGGAGGTCGACAGCAGCGAACGAAGGATCAACCAGAGCCTCGTGGAGGATGACGCCTTCTGGGCCTGGGCGATCATCGAGACGCTACGGCACACCGGAGTTCGCGCCGAAGAACTGACCGAGCTCACCCACCTCGCGCTGGTCTCCTACAAACTGCCCGACACCAACGAAGTCGTCCCGCTCCTCCAGATCGTTCCCTCCAAGAGCAACGAGGAACGGCTACTGCTGGTCAGCCCCGAACTGGCCAGCGTCCTGGCCACGATCATCAAGCGTCTGCGCGACGCCAACGGCGGGAAAGTCCCGCTGATCTCCCGCTACGACTCGCACGAGCGCGTCACGGGCCCCCAGCTGCCTCACCTGTTCCAGCGCCGCCCCTACTGGCAGCCGCAGGTCATGAGCGAGGCCGGCATCAAGCGCGCACTTGACCGCACTCTGGAGGCCACCGGACTCCGCGACCAGGCCGGCGAGCCGTTGCGCTACACCCCGCACGACTTCCGCAGGATGTTCGCGACTGAGGCCGTCACCGGCGGCCTACCCGTTCATATCGCGGCCCGAATCCTTGGTCACAAAACACTGACTACCACCCAGGCATACCTCGCCGTCTTCCAGGACGACCTGGTGCGCACCTACCGGGGCTTCCTCGACCGGCGCCGGGCCGAACGTCCCCAGGAGGAATACCGCGAGCCGACTGCGGCGGAGTGGCATGACTTCCAGCAGCACTTCGAGCTCCGCAAGGTGTCCCTCGGCACCTGCGGACGGCCCTACGGGACCCCCTGCAAGCACGAACACGTCCCGTTGACCGAACTAGATTGGGCTCCCTTCGAGGTCAACTCATATTGA
- a CDS encoding tyrosine-type recombinase/integrase: protein MDATSRDIQLIRLPRWGRVAVGAGAVPWLVFDERGRAVEPIRRFLIDFVARDNRPGSVRSYAFDLLRWWRWLRVVQVEWDRATSVEVRDFVLWLRVTTKPRTSARTHSAATAGTTNTITKKPYLDDLYKPRTIRHSNAVLRSFYEFWIESGSGPLVNPVPLARSARRRPHAHHNPLPPYGGEGRLRYNPKIPRRRPRQMPDERWNELFAALRSNRDRAILALGISNAARASELLGVRGVDVDWGDQLVRVERKGSQAEQWLPSSPESFVWLRLYQSEGPPLDPQAPLWWTLRRRDHGAGLAYQPMNYEALRAVFRRTNALLGTNWSMHDLRHTAALRMSRDKRLSLRDVQTILGHANLSTTADVYLVEEEEQVIARVQEYLADREERAKHPVPTAVATGYEASDLAVLFGGGQA, encoded by the coding sequence TTGGACGCAACATCTCGTGACATCCAGTTGATCCGCCTGCCGCGATGGGGGCGGGTAGCCGTGGGAGCCGGGGCGGTGCCCTGGCTGGTCTTCGACGAGAGGGGAAGAGCCGTGGAGCCGATTCGCAGGTTCCTGATCGACTTCGTCGCTCGGGACAACCGGCCGGGCAGCGTCCGCAGCTACGCTTTCGATCTCCTGCGCTGGTGGCGATGGCTTCGGGTGGTCCAGGTCGAATGGGACCGGGCCACGTCCGTCGAGGTGCGCGACTTCGTGCTGTGGCTGCGGGTCACGACGAAACCTCGGACGTCGGCGCGGACGCACTCGGCGGCGACGGCGGGGACGACCAACACGATCACGAAGAAGCCGTACCTGGACGACCTCTATAAGCCGCGCACGATCCGGCACAGCAACGCCGTACTCCGCAGCTTCTACGAATTCTGGATCGAGTCGGGCAGCGGCCCGCTGGTCAATCCGGTGCCGCTGGCCCGGAGCGCGAGGCGCCGCCCACATGCCCATCACAACCCGCTGCCTCCCTACGGCGGCGAGGGCCGGCTGCGCTACAACCCCAAGATCCCGCGCCGGCGTCCTCGGCAGATGCCGGACGAGCGGTGGAACGAGCTGTTTGCGGCCCTGCGGTCCAACCGGGACCGGGCGATCCTCGCGCTCGGTATCAGCAACGCCGCCCGAGCCTCCGAGCTCCTCGGGGTCCGCGGTGTCGATGTCGACTGGGGTGACCAGCTGGTACGCGTCGAACGCAAGGGCTCCCAGGCTGAGCAGTGGCTTCCCTCCAGTCCGGAGTCGTTCGTCTGGCTGCGGCTCTACCAGAGCGAGGGCCCGCCGTTGGACCCGCAGGCCCCGCTGTGGTGGACACTCCGGCGTCGTGACCATGGCGCCGGGCTGGCCTACCAGCCGATGAACTACGAGGCCCTTCGTGCGGTGTTCCGCCGGACCAACGCCCTGCTGGGCACGAACTGGTCGATGCACGATCTGCGGCACACCGCCGCGCTGCGGATGTCCCGGGACAAGCGGCTGTCGCTGCGGGACGTGCAGACCATCCTTGGTCACGCCAACCTGAGCACTACCGCCGACGTGTATCTCGTCGAGGAGGAAGAGCAGGTCATTGCCCGGGTTCAGGAGTACCTCGCCGACCGTGAGGAACGCGCGAAGCACCCCGTGCCGACCGCCGTCGCGACCGGTTACGAGGCAAGCGACCTGGCCGTGCTGTTCGGGGGTGGCCAGGCGTGA
- the tpg gene encoding telomere-protecting terminal protein Tpg, translating into MSMFGDGLDKAVQKAFTRPAPKSAGPQMRYMVKQLGGTKAVAELLGMSQRQVERYVAGKAKKPRADLAARLEREVTKRWQPQIRAKARQKAATTGGIVIDARARMGYTAPIGSTDQDRIRHLTVALPPVYAARLFEAQEQGASDARLQEIAAEALKEVYFQDGGRRAGSLEEVRFTDVEHLEFDL; encoded by the coding sequence ATGAGCATGTTCGGGGACGGCCTGGACAAGGCGGTGCAGAAGGCGTTCACTCGCCCGGCGCCCAAGTCCGCGGGCCCGCAGATGCGGTACATGGTCAAGCAACTCGGTGGCACGAAGGCGGTCGCCGAACTGCTCGGTATGTCCCAGCGGCAGGTGGAGCGGTACGTGGCGGGCAAGGCCAAGAAGCCGCGCGCCGACCTCGCCGCTCGCCTGGAGCGCGAGGTGACGAAGAGGTGGCAGCCGCAGATCCGGGCCAAAGCCCGGCAGAAGGCGGCGACGACCGGCGGCATCGTCATCGACGCCCGCGCCCGCATGGGCTACACCGCGCCGATCGGGTCCACGGACCAGGACCGCATCCGGCACCTGACCGTCGCCCTGCCGCCCGTCTACGCGGCCCGCCTCTTTGAGGCCCAGGAGCAGGGTGCCAGCGACGCCCGCCTCCAGGAGATCGCGGCCGAAGCGCTCAAGGAGGTGTACTTCCAGGACGGCGGCCGCCGCGCCGGAAGCCTGGAAGAGGTCCGGTTCACGGACGTCGAACACCTGGAGTTCGACCTGTAG
- the tap gene encoding telomere-associated protein Tap, whose protein sequence is MSELFDAVDALVASRATLPPPAERKRLRAAHGLTIDEVATALKVRRATVSGWESGKTEPRPPERDAYARLLKQLAELYPAPQKPAAPVPATFTGAPDPAEAPTLSTGPAPEAAAKTATENTQAPAPAPIAAAPAAASRPAVTTRPSSTSRRPGAKKAAPARTPAGGTDPRFENGPLAVVDVEDGQVLAYCTGGLVLDVPAKSIPALVDWTLKEAKLGAPKLSGPGKDADPLLVLTEAALERYGLPATLTEEERLAGRLPEGHKVIKQLVRAEWKLTKRGFGPWARIYRPATGSERACVQLCIPSWQALDTRHWGEAGQLPPAELARVLGVYASRVMTPRGSTAVTGLELMTALHPPTRATAPDENGKRTSEHNPGSLGKDSIDPMDWPPCEVPDGHPVLKDLPRFHVRGPAEKLFEEAYDWARPMTDDECLRRHLVGIDVNMAFAAGANGLPVGLGAPTHVTNPVFDPKAPGSWLVDLSHVDLSKVKVGKEWVELDGSLLPSPFTPKGDRPTGPAWYATPTVAYAVELGYEVRPTEAWVRRENGRYLDGWYNRLRDAYLATMADLGVDADLSPEDFLAAMDGYKGRDPELAIVVSAVKATVKGGLGKLRERPRGEGWRPGEPWRALSRPTWRPDIRAAVISRTRINLHRKIVKHAAFTGQYPVAILSDCVVYAADGPSPLDFLPYREGKPLPGGFKLGINPGLVKHEGTQSVLWGEEVRERFNAPELNLARYIKDGTVIDVDNGE, encoded by the coding sequence ATGTCCGAGTTGTTCGACGCGGTCGACGCACTGGTCGCGTCCCGCGCCACACTCCCGCCGCCGGCGGAACGCAAGCGGCTGCGCGCCGCGCACGGCCTGACGATCGACGAGGTGGCCACCGCACTGAAGGTGCGCCGCGCCACGGTGTCGGGCTGGGAGTCCGGCAAGACCGAGCCCCGCCCGCCTGAGCGGGACGCGTACGCGCGGCTGCTGAAGCAGCTCGCGGAGCTCTACCCCGCGCCACAAAAGCCGGCCGCCCCGGTGCCCGCCACATTCACCGGCGCACCCGACCCGGCAGAAGCGCCGACTCTGTCCACAGGCCCGGCCCCCGAGGCTGCGGCCAAGACTGCAACCGAGAACACCCAGGCCCCCGCCCCGGCCCCCATCGCCGCTGCTCCGGCCGCCGCGTCACGTCCGGCGGTCACCACCAGGCCGTCGTCGACGTCCCGCCGTCCGGGCGCGAAGAAGGCGGCCCCGGCCAGAACCCCGGCGGGCGGCACCGACCCGCGGTTCGAGAACGGTCCGCTGGCGGTCGTCGACGTCGAGGACGGGCAGGTGCTGGCCTACTGCACCGGCGGCCTGGTCCTGGACGTGCCCGCCAAGAGCATCCCGGCCCTGGTGGACTGGACGCTCAAGGAGGCGAAGCTCGGGGCACCGAAGCTGTCCGGGCCGGGCAAGGACGCCGATCCGCTGCTCGTGCTCACCGAGGCCGCGCTGGAGCGCTACGGCCTCCCGGCCACCCTCACGGAGGAGGAGCGGCTCGCCGGGCGGCTCCCGGAGGGCCACAAGGTCATCAAGCAGCTGGTCCGCGCGGAGTGGAAGCTGACGAAGCGCGGGTTCGGCCCGTGGGCGCGGATCTACCGTCCGGCCACCGGCTCGGAGCGGGCCTGCGTCCAGCTGTGCATCCCGTCCTGGCAGGCACTGGACACGCGGCACTGGGGCGAGGCCGGGCAGCTCCCGCCAGCGGAACTCGCCCGCGTCCTGGGCGTGTACGCGTCCCGGGTAATGACGCCGCGCGGATCGACCGCCGTGACCGGCCTGGAGCTGATGACCGCGCTGCACCCGCCGACCCGCGCCACCGCGCCCGACGAGAACGGCAAGCGCACCTCGGAGCACAACCCCGGCTCGCTGGGGAAGGACTCCATCGACCCGATGGACTGGCCGCCGTGCGAGGTCCCCGACGGGCACCCGGTCCTCAAGGACCTGCCCCGGTTCCACGTGCGCGGCCCGGCGGAGAAGCTGTTCGAGGAGGCGTACGACTGGGCGCGGCCGATGACGGACGACGAATGCCTGCGCCGTCACCTGGTCGGCATCGACGTGAACATGGCCTTCGCAGCAGGCGCCAACGGGCTGCCCGTCGGCCTCGGAGCGCCCACGCACGTCACCAACCCCGTCTTCGACCCGAAGGCGCCTGGCAGCTGGCTGGTGGACCTGAGCCACGTCGACCTGTCGAAGGTGAAGGTCGGCAAGGAGTGGGTGGAGCTGGACGGCAGCCTGTTGCCCAGCCCGTTCACACCGAAGGGTGACCGCCCGACCGGCCCGGCCTGGTACGCGACCCCAACGGTGGCGTACGCGGTGGAGCTCGGCTACGAGGTGCGCCCGACCGAGGCGTGGGTGCGGCGCGAGAACGGCCGCTACCTGGACGGCTGGTACAACCGGCTGCGCGACGCCTACCTCGCCACGATGGCCGACCTCGGCGTCGACGCCGACCTGTCACCGGAGGACTTCCTCGCGGCGATGGACGGCTACAAGGGCCGTGACCCGGAGCTCGCGATCGTCGTCTCGGCGGTCAAGGCGACGGTGAAGGGCGGCCTGGGCAAGCTCCGCGAGCGCCCGCGCGGCGAGGGCTGGCGACCGGGCGAGCCGTGGCGGGCGCTGTCCCGCCCGACGTGGCGGCCGGACATCCGCGCGGCGGTCATCTCCCGCACCCGGATCAACCTGCACCGCAAGATCGTCAAGCACGCGGCGTTCACCGGGCAGTACCCGGTCGCGATCCTGTCCGACTGTGTCGTGTACGCGGCCGACGGGCCCTCGCCGCTGGACTTCCTGCCCTACCGGGAGGGCAAGCCGCTGCCCGGCGGCTTCAAGCTCGGCATCAACCCGGGCCTGGTCAAGCACGAAGGCACCCAGAGCGTCCTCTGGGGCGAAGAGGTCCGCGAGCGGTTCAACGCCCCGGAGCTCAACCTCGCCCGGTACATCAAGGACGGCACCGTCATCGACGTCGACAACGGCGAGTAA
- a CDS encoding zeta toxin family protein, whose amino-acid sequence MRDEDVVPVVLAERQHEEILTTEILPTWTKGAVAQDRPVVVIVAGPAGSGKSELCDLLLTVLDRRGGAVLIGRDLYKRAHPHYADLMRSDDRTAGARTRPDVLRWQAEVEAYARSRRFDVVLEEPVADVEEACAKARSYRAAGYRVELVALATAEAEAQLSGLDRYLTQVAEEGVGRYVSWGNFDRCARNLPLFLQVVEAEQMADQVMVVRRGLQVLYRNELTDNACWGSAPAASQALAADWARPWTAPETWRFRRQLSSAQQRLNPSVLTPERRLAVAGGLERAFALAEPVRRIAQPLAGPPGVDYHRLSPGEHMWIFDELIVPMYLSSITPQDDPVTLYVMGPQGSGKTHTAHMLRRALRQRKPTRIEGGLFKMVHPDYRRLLEEHPRTASARIRPDYRQWQEMAEAYVRTRRGDMLIEIAPDSVAHFLDGARRHHQAGRRVELVVIGARAADSRLGTATRCAEVARLGGNPRLTAAAAHDTTFEVVPDAVRAAEHSPYVHCTSVIRRDLTAVYRNERTPDGSWSRPPRGGDVLEAEQHRPYTTAEAARLLATLQRLKRELPQYRSDLVGIAALAWPLMPAHLQPRTLAATITMAPLLPVLQQSFGYWPPSSWDRAA is encoded by the coding sequence TTGAGAGACGAGGACGTCGTTCCGGTCGTGCTGGCCGAGCGGCAGCACGAAGAGATCCTGACGACGGAGATCCTGCCGACCTGGACCAAGGGCGCCGTCGCTCAGGACCGGCCGGTGGTCGTGATCGTCGCCGGACCGGCGGGCAGCGGAAAATCCGAGCTGTGCGACCTCCTGCTGACAGTCCTCGACCGGCGGGGCGGCGCGGTACTGATCGGCCGCGACCTCTACAAGAGGGCCCACCCCCACTACGCCGACCTCATGCGCAGTGATGACCGCACGGCCGGTGCGCGGACACGGCCGGATGTCCTGCGGTGGCAGGCGGAGGTCGAGGCGTACGCCCGGAGCCGGCGCTTCGACGTGGTGCTGGAAGAGCCCGTCGCCGACGTGGAGGAGGCATGTGCGAAGGCCCGCTCCTACCGTGCGGCCGGCTACCGCGTCGAGCTGGTGGCGCTGGCCACCGCGGAGGCCGAAGCGCAGCTCAGCGGCCTGGACCGCTACCTGACGCAGGTCGCCGAGGAGGGTGTCGGCCGGTACGTCTCCTGGGGCAACTTCGACCGGTGCGCGCGCAACCTGCCGCTCTTCTTACAAGTCGTCGAAGCCGAGCAGATGGCGGACCAGGTCATGGTGGTGCGGCGCGGCCTTCAGGTCCTGTACCGCAACGAGCTCACCGACAACGCCTGCTGGGGCAGTGCACCGGCGGCGTCCCAGGCGCTGGCCGCGGACTGGGCCCGGCCTTGGACAGCGCCGGAGACCTGGCGCTTTCGCCGCCAACTCTCCAGCGCCCAGCAGCGGCTGAACCCTTCTGTGCTCACGCCGGAGCGGCGCCTGGCGGTGGCCGGCGGCCTGGAGCGCGCCTTCGCGCTGGCCGAGCCGGTACGCCGGATCGCCCAGCCGCTCGCGGGCCCGCCCGGCGTCGACTACCACCGCCTGTCCCCCGGCGAGCACATGTGGATCTTCGACGAGCTCATCGTCCCGATGTACCTGAGTTCCATCACCCCGCAGGACGACCCGGTCACCCTGTACGTGATGGGCCCGCAGGGATCCGGGAAGACCCACACGGCGCACATGCTGCGCCGCGCGCTGCGCCAGCGCAAGCCCACCCGGATCGAGGGCGGCCTCTTCAAAATGGTCCACCCCGACTACCGCCGGCTCCTCGAGGAGCATCCGCGCACGGCCTCCGCCCGCATCAGGCCCGACTACAGGCAGTGGCAGGAGATGGCTGAGGCGTACGTCCGGACCCGCCGCGGGGACATGCTGATCGAGATCGCCCCGGACAGCGTCGCTCACTTCCTGGACGGTGCGCGCCGCCATCACCAGGCGGGCCGGCGCGTGGAGCTGGTCGTGATCGGGGCGCGCGCCGCGGACAGCCGGCTGGGCACCGCGACCCGGTGCGCCGAGGTGGCCCGCCTGGGCGGAAACCCGAGGCTGACCGCAGCCGCCGCCCACGACACGACCTTCGAGGTCGTTCCCGACGCGGTCCGCGCGGCCGAGCACTCGCCGTACGTGCACTGCACCTCCGTCATCCGCAGAGACCTGACCGCGGTGTACCGCAACGAGCGCACCCCGGACGGATCCTGGAGCAGGCCGCCCCGGGGCGGGGACGTCCTGGAGGCCGAGCAGCACCGCCCGTACACGACGGCCGAAGCGGCCCGGCTCCTCGCCACCCTCCAGCGGCTGAAGCGCGAGCTGCCGCAGTACCGGTCGGATCTGGTCGGCATCGCCGCGCTGGCCTGGCCGCTGATGCCCGCCCACCTGCAGCCGCGTACCCTCGCCGCCACGATCACCATGGCACCGCTGCTGCCTGTCCTCCAGCAGAGTTTCGGCTACTGGCCGCCCAGTTCCTGGGACCGGGCCGCGTAA
- a CDS encoding ATP/GTP-binding protein — protein sequence MADLRALFSSNDPSSFDVAEAFTDRRSQWVLVAAALEEHLRRIASRSFDVEDLEAPRGNVLHFHGVGGVGKSTLLRKIEAALTAAEHRPEQWGAPTWTERVLPIRIDLSRAASTGADFERVILTIRLALAGALGRPMPSFDVALRHYWEHVHPGEPLDEYIRRSGLAGKFANMLPQQLQAGVGEVAAALALPGLAGSAAGQLTSALVTALRERHERALALAGATRTAALLEATPDLEALSFYPHLLAWDLSRLPEKKRIVPVVLLDTFEDTSDRHRDFERLLQRLVWLMPGAFFVIGGRSRLPWADPALHGQLDWTGPAAWPGLAASSSAASLTVPQPRAAGSGARQYLIGDLSPEDCETHLARRLVQDDRPLIDADIRAAITARSHGLPLHLDLAVSRFLEIRRTGRTPTAADFDCTFPALLARTLSDLTPEERHLLRSVALLDAFDVELATRTAGLAQQASARRLVERPLVNENPYALWPYHLHRAIRSAVRDDDHSDDRWTPADWDQAATRALAALGDQWTSATALDPSRMLLVACLRQGLRLARDHRLTDLGWLTAAAHAYTDDSVWEPLTLPTDTTSASDTPADALAELLTAITRRQHEHRQRTVERLSEVLDSGLLSAELTELALYYRAKAYKDLDQGAAARAGMRQVADAGGRLAPKARRGLANLSRLAGDFPTALAAVPTLGWKGRHHRVLGDIHWSHANTDQAVVAFEAGRAEAEEHGAAGERAMMQVRLALALSFADPDRADAELCLAHQLLEGLDQRSNALLAQVVALIKDAGTDGITDRARSLNTDITAAGLPFLHRFVELAVAFHHAVREEDQELAAAIRRLRELTATGDFAYFTDIAHFMGGLPLPGPTTTQWIDSPDAVRTRWQHLVHTRRTRTGR from the coding sequence GTGGCCGACCTGCGTGCACTGTTCAGCTCCAACGACCCGTCGTCGTTCGACGTCGCGGAGGCGTTCACCGACCGGCGCAGCCAGTGGGTCCTGGTGGCCGCCGCGCTGGAAGAACACCTGCGCCGCATCGCCAGCCGGTCCTTCGACGTGGAGGACCTCGAGGCCCCCCGCGGCAACGTGCTCCACTTCCACGGTGTGGGCGGTGTCGGGAAGTCGACCCTGCTCCGCAAGATCGAGGCCGCGCTCACCGCCGCCGAGCACCGCCCGGAGCAGTGGGGCGCTCCCACCTGGACGGAGCGGGTGCTGCCCATCCGGATCGACCTGTCCCGGGCCGCGTCGACCGGCGCGGACTTCGAGCGGGTCATTCTGACGATCCGCCTCGCGCTCGCCGGAGCCCTGGGCCGGCCGATGCCGTCCTTCGACGTGGCGCTGCGGCACTACTGGGAGCACGTGCACCCCGGTGAGCCGCTGGACGAGTACATCCGGCGTTCCGGGCTGGCCGGGAAGTTCGCGAACATGCTGCCTCAGCAGTTGCAGGCCGGGGTTGGTGAGGTCGCCGCCGCCCTGGCGCTGCCCGGCCTGGCCGGCTCGGCCGCCGGACAGCTCACCTCGGCGCTGGTGACCGCGCTGCGCGAGCGCCACGAACGCGCCCTGGCCCTGGCCGGCGCCACGCGGACGGCAGCCCTGCTGGAGGCCACGCCCGATTTGGAGGCGCTGTCCTTCTACCCGCACCTGCTGGCCTGGGACCTGAGCCGTCTGCCCGAGAAGAAGCGCATCGTCCCGGTGGTTCTGCTGGACACCTTCGAGGACACCTCAGACCGCCACCGGGACTTCGAGCGGCTGCTGCAGCGTCTGGTCTGGCTCATGCCCGGCGCCTTTTTCGTCATCGGTGGCCGCAGCCGCCTGCCGTGGGCGGACCCCGCGTTGCACGGCCAGCTCGACTGGACCGGCCCCGCCGCCTGGCCCGGCCTGGCCGCCTCCTCCTCCGCTGCCTCCCTGACGGTGCCGCAGCCGCGGGCAGCCGGCTCCGGAGCCCGGCAGTATCTGATCGGCGACCTCTCCCCCGAGGACTGCGAGACTCACCTCGCCCGCCGCCTGGTCCAAGACGACCGGCCCCTCATCGACGCCGACATCCGGGCCGCGATCACCGCCCGCTCCCACGGCCTGCCCCTCCACCTCGACCTCGCCGTCTCCCGCTTCCTGGAGATCCGTCGCACCGGCCGCACCCCCACCGCTGCGGACTTCGACTGCACCTTCCCCGCACTCCTGGCCCGCACCCTGTCCGACCTCACCCCCGAGGAACGCCATCTGCTGCGCAGCGTCGCCTTGCTGGACGCCTTCGACGTCGAGCTGGCCACCCGCACCGCGGGCCTCGCCCAGCAGGCGTCGGCCCGGCGCCTGGTCGAGAGGCCCCTGGTCAACGAGAACCCGTACGCGCTGTGGCCCTACCACCTGCACCGTGCGATCCGCAGCGCAGTCCGCGATGACGACCACAGCGACGACCGCTGGACCCCGGCCGACTGGGACCAGGCCGCCACCCGCGCCCTGGCCGCCCTCGGCGACCAGTGGACCAGCGCCACCGCGCTCGACCCCAGCCGCATGCTCCTGGTCGCATGCCTGCGCCAAGGACTTCGTCTCGCCCGAGACCACCGCCTCACCGACCTGGGCTGGCTCACCGCCGCCGCCCACGCCTACACCGACGACTCGGTCTGGGAACCCCTCACCCTCCCCACCGACACCACCAGTGCCTCGGACACGCCCGCGGACGCCTTGGCCGAACTCCTCACCGCGATCACCCGCCGCCAGCACGAGCACCGGCAACGCACGGTGGAGCGGCTGAGCGAGGTGCTGGACTCCGGACTGCTGTCCGCCGAGCTCACCGAGCTCGCCCTGTACTACCGGGCGAAGGCGTACAAGGACCTCGACCAGGGCGCCGCCGCCCGGGCCGGGATGCGGCAGGTCGCCGACGCCGGCGGGCGCCTCGCACCGAAGGCCCGCCGTGGCCTGGCCAACCTGTCCAGGCTGGCCGGGGACTTCCCCACCGCGCTCGCCGCCGTCCCCACCCTGGGCTGGAAAGGCCGCCACCACCGCGTCCTCGGCGACATCCACTGGTCCCACGCCAACACCGACCAGGCCGTCGTCGCGTTCGAGGCCGGCCGCGCCGAAGCCGAAGAACACGGCGCCGCCGGCGAGCGCGCGATGATGCAGGTCCGCCTCGCCCTCGCACTGTCCTTCGCCGACCCGGACCGGGCCGACGCCGAGCTCTGCCTCGCCCACCAGCTCCTCGAGGGCCTCGACCAACGGTCCAACGCCCTCTTGGCCCAGGTCGTCGCACTGATCAAGGACGCCGGAACCGACGGCATCACCGACCGCGCCCGGAGCCTGAACACCGACATCACGGCCGCGGGCCTGCCCTTCCTCCACCGGTTCGTCGAGCTCGCCGTCGCCTTCCACCACGCCGTACGCGAGGAGGACCAGGAGCTGGCCGCCGCCATCCGCCGCCTGCGCGAACTCACCGCGACCGGCGACTTCGCCTACTTCACCGACATCGCCCACTTCATGGGCGGCCTTCCCCTGCCCGGTCCCACCACCACGCAGTGGATCGACAGCCCCGACGCCGTACGCACCCGCTGGCAGCACCTCGTCCACACCCGACGTACTCGTACCGGCCGATAG